The sequence AAAGACCAACCCAACGCGCCCGCCAATTCTACTCTCGCGGTTATTTGGAATTACGCAACCGGATTCAACGAAAGTATGGTAAGCTCAATCCTGGCGACTGCTGGGTCAGTGATTCTTGTTTTTTACCCCGTGATGCTCACACCATCATGGCGCAAATGCTCAAGGATGCTGAAAAACAGGGTAGAGGCAAGCTGGAATGGTTGCCAAATACGGTAATTAAAGATTTAGAAATCAGTGCAGATGGGAAGATAATTAACAGTGCGATCGCTATTCAGCATCAACCTCCAAAAGGCGCACCACCCCTCAACACCTTCCCTCTATCCCAAACTATTGAAGACGCCTACCGCTACGCCAATTCTTCTCGGTTCAACAAAACCATCATCCGCTTTCTCCCCAAACAAACTCAAGGTACTAGCCCCAAGTGGTATGTGGTAGACGCCAGCGAAACTGGGGAAATTGTCGCCCTCGCTGATGTCCCTTACAGGTTAGGAATTGATGCTCGTTCCTATCTAGAACCTTCCGCTTCTAGCAGCAGCAACGACCCCTATTGTACTCAAGGTTTTACCTACACCTTTGCAATGGAAGCGACGCGGGAAGCCCAACCGCAAACTATGCCTGCATATTACTTACAATATGCGTCATATTTTAGTTACGAATTAAAAAGACTCGCCAACTTTGGTTTAGTTTTCACCTACCGTCGCATTTGGAGTCCGACAAAAGGACAACCAACCACCTTTGGCGGTGTCAATTTTACCGCTCCCTCTCCCGGTGACATCTCCATGCAAAACTGGACTTGGGGTAACGATTACCGTCCAGGAACCGCTGCAGATAACTTAGTTTATACCCGCCAACAACTGCAAAGCACCAAGCAACTACAGTCTGGGGGCTGGATGGGAGGACTCAGAACCGAAAGTCTCCGCAAAGCTGAGGAAAAAGCCTTATCTTATTATTACTGGTTGGTGGCTGGGACTACTGATTCCCAGTTAGGACAAGGTGTGAAGCAGCAACAAACAAATAATCGCTTTGTGGCTGGCTTAGATTCGCCGATGGGGACAGCCCACGGCTTGTCCAAATACCCCTATATGCGCGAGGGACGCCGCATCATTGGACGCCCTAGCTGGGGACAACCCACAGGCTTTACTATCTGGGAAATCGATATTTCTCGCCGTAACTATAATGACCCTTATTACCAGCAGACTTTACCTGCCAGTATGTATCGGCAGTTAAAAGCAGCACTGGCGGGGTTAGAAGCCACATCAGTAATTGCGGGACAAATTGCACCAGATAAAGTGATCCGCCGGACTCGCTCTACTATTTTCCCCGATGCTGTTGGTATCGGTCACTACGCAATAGATTTCCATCCTTGCATGGAAAAAAGCCCTCCAGAAGCCCCTGGAAATAAAGAGCGCGCCGGCGAAAGACGTGGCGCAGGACAAGCTTATCCTTTCCAAATTGCCCTGCGGGCGATGATTCCTCAAAAAATTGACAATTTGCTCGTGGGTGGGAAAAGCATCGCTACTAGCCACATTGCAGCGGCGGCTTATCGCGTCCATTCCTTCGAGTGGTCTGTCGGTGCGGCTGCGGGAACAGTAGCGGCTTTTGCACGGAAAAATGCGATCGCACCTTATCAAATAGTAGATGATTTACCCAAACAAGAACCACAACTGCAAGCCCTCAAACGACTCCTAGAGCAAAATAATAATCCTACAGCCTTCCCCGATACTTCGATTTTTAACCAAAATTGGGAAGATTGGCGATAGGACATGGGGGAGTCACTACACATTGGTTTCAACTCAAGCTAAAACCTTTGTCCCACCCCTTAATCCCCTCCCCTTGCTAAGGGGAGGGGAGGTTTTGCGCCAGCAAAGCCGGGGTGGGGTAACGCCGATTGTCATGGTAAGTGAGTGAATTCACTCATCACGTCATTGCAGCGGTTTCACGTTAAGTTGACACGTATGAGCACTGCTGCGCCCGAAAAGCAAGAAACAATGAAAATATTTCTTGCAGTGCCCAATCCCCCTAATCTAAAGAAATATTAATGGCTCTACAGTTATAAAAATATTAATAGTTAAATGATTTTGGGGGAAAAATTGGCGGGAATTTGCATCGGCAGTCACATTTGCTGGATCCGATGATGCAAATCCGCTCTCATGCTGTACCAGAATAAAATCCTTTAACGCCGACACTAACTGAGAACTGGTAAGTATTCTGAGTTGCTGGCTAGGGAGAATCCTTGGGAGTTTCTTGTTTCCATCCGGGAGTTTCTTGTTTCCAGAGCGACGGTTCTTGTTTCTAACTCGGAGTATGTTATTTCTCATCCGCCTAACTTTTCAAGACGGATTTGAGATGATTTGCTTCATACCCCGCTTCCTGTTCCCTGTTCCCTATCATCGTTTTCTTGCTCTACTCTCTCACATCGCCACATCACTAATTATTGAGCAGCTTAGTTGCAGCATTTTGGAGGTTTTCATGGTTTTTTTATTACCTGGTGTAAAATTTGATCTGGATATGATCAAGAAATACGATCATCCTGCACCTAGATATACTAGTTACCCACCGGCTACAGAGTTAAGCTCTACATTTACTGACGTTGACTTTCAAAGTGCGATCGCTGCATCAAATCAAAGAAAAACTCCACTATCTTTGTATTTCCACATCCCATTTTGCCAAAGTGCTTGTTACTTCTGTGGCTGTAATACGGTAATTTCCAGCAACAAAAATATTGCCAAACCTTATTTAGAGTATTTGGTGAAAGATATCCAAAACACTGCAGCTTTAATTGATGCAGAAAGAACAGTGCTGCAAATTCATTGGGGTGGTGGTACTCCTAACTATTTGGAAATTGAACAAATAGAATTCTTGTGGAAGCATATTAGACAAAATTTCACCATCGATCCACAAGCAGAAATCTCAATAGAGATTAACCCCCGTTATGTTGATAGAAATTATATTTTATTTCTCAGACAAATTGGGTTTAACCGCATTAGTTTCGGTATTCAAGATTTTAACCCAGAAGTGCAAATAGCAGTAAATCGCGTCCAGCCGGAAGCAATGCTATTTGATGTGATGAACTGGATTAAAGCAGCCGAATTTGACAGTGTGAATGTGGATTTAATTTATGGTTTACCCCATCAAACCCAGCAGACTTTTCGAGAGACAGTACAAAAAACTATTGCATTAGACCCTGATAGAATTGTGGTCTTCAATTTTGCGTATGTACCTTGGTTAAAACCAGCACAAAAACATATTCCCGAAGCAGCGCTACCCCTCCCCCAGGAAAAGCTAGAAATTTTGAAAATGACCATTGAAGAATTGACGAGTAATGAGTATCTATTTATCGGGATGGATCACTTTGCTAAATCTAACGACGAATTAGCGATCGCTCAACTAAACGGCAGCCTCAAGCGCAACTTTCAGGGTTATACTACCCACGGGGAAACCGAACTATTTGGTTTTGGAGCCACCTCAATTAGTATGCTAGAAGATGCTTACGCCCAAAACCATAAGCAATTAAAGGATTATTACCAAGCGATTGATGCCGGGATTTTACCGACAAGCAAAGGTATAAAACTAACACAAGATGACATAATTAGACGCCAAGCGATTATGAGCATCATGTCCCATTTTCATCTGCATAAGCGAGATATTGAAGAGAAATATCACATCAAATTTGACGCTTATTTCGCCTATGAATTAGAAGTATTGCAACTTCTAGCAGCAGATGGACTAGTGAGTTTATCAAAACACAACATCGAAATTACAGACATTGGTAGATTGCTAGTGAGAAATATTGCAGTCATCTTTGATAGCCATACAAGAACCAGAGAGCAGCATTTTTCCCGTGCAATTTGAAGTGTAACTGAAAATTTGGCGTTGCTGACTGTAAATATGAATTTGTCTCCCACATAGACGCGGAGCGGCTTCTCGCAGAGTAGACGCAAAGACGCAAAGACGCAGAGAGCAAGAGGAGGAAAAGATGATATTTTCGACTTTCATACTTTGATTCAGCAACGCCGAAAATTTTTATTCCCAGTTTCTGTCTTTGAGGAATATGAAGGTCTGCGATTTCGCGTTTATGTAGCGTCTTTGTTAAAGGGAAAACAACCATTACAAATTTATGAAAAGCTTAGTGTACAAGCTTCTTCCTTTCATCCTTCATCCTAGCCTGCGGCAAGCCGCTCCGCGTCTACATCCTTCACACTTCATACTTAACTCTATCTTTTGACTAGATAAAGTCTCTCATTCGGCAGAATGAATTGTGAAGACAGATTGATAAATTATATACAAATCGAAATTTGAGAGGCAATCATGAATTTAATTGTTTGGGTGGTATTGGGACTTTTGGCTGGTGCGATCGCTAAAGCGATTTACCCCGGTTATCAAGGCGGTGGAATCCTTTCCACAATGATTCTTGGTATTGTTGGTGCTTTTATTGGTGGTACTTTATTTACGCTTTTCCGAACAGGAACTTTACAAATCACCGCCGCTGGTGCTGGGTTAAGTATTCCTGGTTTAATTGTTGCCGTAATTGGTGCAATTGTTGCTATTTATCTCTGGGGATTATTCACTAGAAGAAGCAACGCCTAGTGATTCGAGTGGTTAGTGACGATGAGTTCGTAGTCAGCAAATTAGTGGAGAAAAATCTAGGACTAAATTCCTGACTACCAACTCAATTTATCATCGAGAATTGGTAAGCACAAGTGAATAGTTTGAGTTAAGAATAGAAACTAAAAATCGGGAGATTAATTTGTGATTGTCAACGCTACAAACAACGGCTGGGAAATTATTTACCATCGTGCTCATGCTTTACTAGCCGCTCAATTAGCAGGACAATGGCGACGCAAAAATGCACCAGCACGACTATACGAAACCTTAGCCGCAATTTCCCACCACGACGACTTAGAAAAAGAGTGGGAAGAAGATAATTTGAGTCCCGCAGGTGCGCCCTTAGACTTTACATTACAACCACCAGGTTTTAGCGATAAGCTAGCTAGCTTAGTTAGCAACGCTCTCTATCGAGGAAGGTGGGTGGCGCTATTAATCTCGAAGCATGTTAGTCGATTAAATGAGCCAATTCGGGGTAAATCACCAGAAGTTGACAATTTTCTCGATGAGCAACTGGAAAACCAAAAACGTTGGACTCAAGAGCTAGATATCGCGCAGGAAGACGTTGACGCTGCATATGCATTCATGCAATGGTGCGATCGCCTTTCTTTGATATTATGTCAGCAAGAGTTACCCGCAGATGAGCGCTTTTTAGAAATTAGCAAAGGGCCTGATGGCCAACGCTATGACATTATGCAGCGCAGCGATCAAACGGTATTTGTTGAACCCTGGCCTTTTGAAGATGATAAGTTTACTGTCAATATCGAAACCTGCGACCTTTCACAAGTAAAATTCAACAGCAGTGCAGAGCTAACTCAAGCTCTTAAAGAAGCGCCGATTAAGCCATTAGAATGGCATTTTGTCAAGAGTTAGCTGTTAATACCCTTGGTTTTGAGTAATGGATTCCCCTAAAACAGGGAAATATAAAAGTATTTGCTATTTCACCAAGGACTTTTAAAGCAATCTCTTAGATATAATACATCAGTTCTTTGTGTCTTTTTTTACTTCGACGTTCGCATAGGTCATGAAGGGTGTAATGTTCTAGCACCGAATTAGCTGCTTGACGCGCTTCTTGCCAAATTTCATGGATTACTTGATTTTCCAGTGTTCCGGGATACTGCTTCTTAGGGGTGACAACGGCTTCTACGCCCTCAATACAGCTCCAAGCTTCTAGTAATGTAATCTTCTGCGGATCTCTGGCTAGAACATAGCCACCTTTGGCGCCACGAATGCTTTTAATCAGTCCTCGGCGTCTTAAGGTCGCTAGTAATTGTTCTAAGTAGCGATTCGGTATATCTTGTAAGGTTGCCATCTGTCGTATTTGCAGAGATTCGCCACTAGAGTAGCGACTCGCCAGCTCTAACAGGGCTAGAAGTGCGTATTCAGATTTGTTGGAGAGTTCCACAAGCGTTAGTTATGAAATTTACACTTAAATTTGTGCGATCGCTACTGTTGTTTCTCCCTTTAAACGGGTGAAATTTGACAGCTAATTTTTTGGCATAGTCATCTATGCTAATTCTAGGCACTCGTAACCATAGAAACAAATACTTTTATTTTTTAATTTAATAAATATATTTTATTAATTAATAGCGCTGGCGACACAATCAGGTGAATTTCGGTGCAGATGGCACTAAATACTAGGGTAAAGTCGGGAATAGGAGATAAGGATATTAACTAGGAAACTAAAAGGATACGCAAATCCTCGGTCAGTGGTAAAGTGATGGTGAAGGTCGTTTGCCTGTTGACCAAACTTTCCACAGTAATTTCGCCACCGTGTAGGCTGAGAGCTTTTTTGACAATAGACATTCCTAACCCCATTCCGGGAATATTGGCGACATTGCTACCGCGATGGAAAGGTTCAAATATGTGCTCAATGTCAGCAGGGGGAATACCAATGCCAAAATCTTGAATTTGTAAGATCGCTTGGTTGTGAATATAATTTACAGAAAATCTGATTGTACTGCCATGGGGAGAGTATTTCATGGCGTTGAGAATTAAATTGTTGAGGATTTGGTGCAAC is a genomic window of Fortiea contorta PCC 7126 containing:
- a CDS encoding DUF3891 family protein, which translates into the protein MIVNATNNGWEIIYHRAHALLAAQLAGQWRRKNAPARLYETLAAISHHDDLEKEWEEDNLSPAGAPLDFTLQPPGFSDKLASLVSNALYRGRWVALLISKHVSRLNEPIRGKSPEVDNFLDEQLENQKRWTQELDIAQEDVDAAYAFMQWCDRLSLILCQQELPADERFLEISKGPDGQRYDIMQRSDQTVFVEPWPFEDDKFTVNIETCDLSQVKFNSSAELTQALKEAPIKPLEWHFVKS
- a CDS encoding RrF2 family transcriptional regulator — its product is MELSNKSEYALLALLELASRYSSGESLQIRQMATLQDIPNRYLEQLLATLRRRGLIKSIRGAKGGYVLARDPQKITLLEAWSCIEGVEAVVTPKKQYPGTLENQVIHEIWQEARQAANSVLEHYTLHDLCERRSKKRHKELMYYI
- the hemN gene encoding oxygen-independent coproporphyrinogen III oxidase yields the protein MVFLLPGVKFDLDMIKKYDHPAPRYTSYPPATELSSTFTDVDFQSAIAASNQRKTPLSLYFHIPFCQSACYFCGCNTVISSNKNIAKPYLEYLVKDIQNTAALIDAERTVLQIHWGGGTPNYLEIEQIEFLWKHIRQNFTIDPQAEISIEINPRYVDRNYILFLRQIGFNRISFGIQDFNPEVQIAVNRVQPEAMLFDVMNWIKAAEFDSVNVDLIYGLPHQTQQTFRETVQKTIALDPDRIVVFNFAYVPWLKPAQKHIPEAALPLPQEKLEILKMTIEELTSNEYLFIGMDHFAKSNDELAIAQLNGSLKRNFQGYTTHGETELFGFGATSISMLEDAYAQNHKQLKDYYQAIDAGILPTSKGIKLTQDDIIRRQAIMSIMSHFHLHKRDIEEKYHIKFDAYFAYELEVLQLLAADGLVSLSKHNIEITDIGRLLVRNIAVIFDSHTRTREQHFSRAI
- a CDS encoding FAD-dependent oxidoreductase; this encodes MKCRRKQALSQRSLMSFSLISVLIVPNASVMAAPPRTADKTINCDILAVGGGLSGVATAHEGLLAGQTVCLTEITDWLGGQISAQGTSALDERPTQRARQFYSRGYLELRNRIQRKYGKLNPGDCWVSDSCFLPRDAHTIMAQMLKDAEKQGRGKLEWLPNTVIKDLEISADGKIINSAIAIQHQPPKGAPPLNTFPLSQTIEDAYRYANSSRFNKTIIRFLPKQTQGTSPKWYVVDASETGEIVALADVPYRLGIDARSYLEPSASSSSNDPYCTQGFTYTFAMEATREAQPQTMPAYYLQYASYFSYELKRLANFGLVFTYRRIWSPTKGQPTTFGGVNFTAPSPGDISMQNWTWGNDYRPGTAADNLVYTRQQLQSTKQLQSGGWMGGLRTESLRKAEEKALSYYYWLVAGTTDSQLGQGVKQQQTNNRFVAGLDSPMGTAHGLSKYPYMREGRRIIGRPSWGQPTGFTIWEIDISRRNYNDPYYQQTLPASMYRQLKAALAGLEATSVIAGQIAPDKVIRRTRSTIFPDAVGIGHYAIDFHPCMEKSPPEAPGNKERAGERRGAGQAYPFQIALRAMIPQKIDNLLVGGKSIATSHIAAAAYRVHSFEWSVGAAAGTVAAFARKNAIAPYQIVDDLPKQEPQLQALKRLLEQNNNPTAFPDTSIFNQNWEDWR
- a CDS encoding GlsB/YeaQ/YmgE family stress response membrane protein — encoded protein: MNLIVWVVLGLLAGAIAKAIYPGYQGGGILSTMILGIVGAFIGGTLFTLFRTGTLQITAAGAGLSIPGLIVAVIGAIVAIYLWGLFTRRSNA